The window TCCCTGTTTTTTTCGCCGCTTCAATAATCGCTTCCTGGTCTAAAGGATACACCGTACGCAAGTCTAAAATATGCGTTTCAATACCATCCTTCGCTAGACGCTCAGCAGCTTGCAATGCGAAATGAACAGCCAATCCATAAGTAATGACCGTCACATCATTCCCTTGACGCTTCACATCAGCTTTACCAATCGGAATTGTATAATCTTCAGTCGGTACTTCCCCTTTAATTAAACGGTATGCCCGCTTATGCTCGAAAAATAATACTGGATCTGGATCACGGATTGCCGCCTTTAATAAGCCCTTCGCATCATAAGGTGTGGACGGAATGACGATTTTTAAACCAGGCGTCCCTGCAAATAACGCTTCTACAGATTGAGAGTGATAGAGCGCGCCATGGATTCCGCCACCAAAAGGCGCACGGACAACAATTGGACAGTCCCAGTCATTATTTGAACGGTAACGAATTTTAGCCGCTTCCGAAACGATTTGATTCACTGCTGGCATAATGAAATCAGCAAATTGCATTTCAGCGATTGGGCGCATGCCATACATTGCTGCACCTATAGCCACACCTGCAATGGCACTTTCTGCAAGAGGTGTATCCAACACGCGATACTCACCAAATTGGTCATATAATCCTGCAGTCGCTTTAAAAACGCCACCTTTACGCCCAACATCCTCACCCAAAACAAAAACGCGTTCATCTCGTTCCATTTCTTCTTTCATAGCAATATTAATCGCATCTATATAGGAAATCACAGCCATTATGCTTCATCTCCTTCCGCAAAGACATATTTCAGTGCATCCTCAGGTGCTGCATAAGGAGCAGCCTCTGCATAATCCGTCGCCTCGTTTACAATCACCATCAATTGCTCATTTATTTGCTCGAACCAAGATTCATCCGCAATGCCTGCATCCTTTATATACTTTTCAAAAAGTAAAATTGGATCTTTTGCTCGCCCTTCTGCGATATCTTCCGCTGTTCGGTATTGACGGTCATCATCATCCGACGAGTGCGCCGTTAAACGGAATGTGACCGCTTCAATTAAAGAAGGTCCCTCGCCATTACGTGCTCGGTCAGCCGCCTCTTTCACCACTTTATACACTTCAAGTGGGTTTTTCCCATCCACTGTAATGCCAGGCATCCCGTAGCCAATGCCGCGATCCGATACTTTTGCACAGCCTAGTTGACGCTCTACTGGGACCGAAATCGCATATTGGTTATTTTCCACCATAATAATGACCGGCAATTTATGAACGCCCGCAAAATTGGCACCTTCATGGAAATCACCTTGGTTAGATGAACCTTCACCAAGCGTCACAAAGGTGATGAAGTCCTTTTGTTGTAAACGACCTGCAAGCGCCACCCCAACTGCATGTGGTACTTGTGTCGTAACGGGAGAAGAGCCAGTTAATATTCGATTTTTCTTCTGCCCAAAATGTCCAGGCATTTGACGTCCCCCGGAATTCGGGTCCTCTGCTTTAGCAAACGCAGAAAGCATTAAATCCTTTGCCGTCATGCCAAAATGTAAAACAACGCCCATATCACGGTAATACGGTGCGATATAGTCCTTTTGATTATCTAGTGCAAATGCTGCACCTACTTGAGCAGCTTCCTGGCCTTGACAAGAAATAACAAAAGGAATTTTCCCTGCACGATTTAATAACCACATACGCTCATCAATTCGTCGCGCAAGTAGCATCGTTTCGTACATTTTAAGCACATCTTCCTCAGATAACCCTACTTGATCATGCGTTACTACCGTTTCATTCATACAAAACAGCCCCTATCTGTTAATAATGAATCGCTTTACCTTCAACAGCTAATGCCGCTTCACCAATTACTTCACTTAATGTTGGATGCGGATGAACCATCTGACCCACTTCCCACGGTGAAGCATTTAAAAAGAGACTAAGCGCTGCTTCTGAAATTAAATCTGTTGCATGCGGACCAATCAAATGGAAACCAATCGCATCATTCGTTTCTTCATCCGCAATGATTTTGACGAAGCCATCCGTCTCCCCATAAACAATCGCTTTGCCAATCGCTTTAAACGGGAATGTCGCCGTTTTAATTTTATAGCCTTGGTTTTTCGCTTGTTCCTCGGTTAACCCAACACTCGCAATTTCTGGGTAACTAT is drawn from Solibacillus sp. R5-41 and contains these coding sequences:
- a CDS encoding alpha-ketoacid dehydrogenase subunit beta; this encodes MAVISYIDAINIAMKEEMERDERVFVLGEDVGRKGGVFKATAGLYDQFGEYRVLDTPLAESAIAGVAIGAAMYGMRPIAEMQFADFIMPAVNQIVSEAAKIRYRSNNDWDCPIVVRAPFGGGIHGALYHSQSVEALFAGTPGLKIVIPSTPYDAKGLLKAAIRDPDPVLFFEHKRAYRLIKGEVPTEDYTIPIGKADVKRQGNDVTVITYGLAVHFALQAAERLAKDGIETHILDLRTVYPLDQEAIIEAAKKTGKILLITEDNKEGSIISEVAAIIAEHCLFDLDAPIKRLAGPDVPAMPYAPTMEKFFMINPDKVERAIRELAAF
- a CDS encoding thiamine pyrophosphate-dependent dehydrogenase E1 component subunit alpha, yielding MNETVVTHDQVGLSEEDVLKMYETMLLARRIDERMWLLNRAGKIPFVISCQGQEAAQVGAAFALDNQKDYIAPYYRDMGVVLHFGMTAKDLMLSAFAKAEDPNSGGRQMPGHFGQKKNRILTGSSPVTTQVPHAVGVALAGRLQQKDFITFVTLGEGSSNQGDFHEGANFAGVHKLPVIIMVENNQYAISVPVERQLGCAKVSDRGIGYGMPGITVDGKNPLEVYKVVKEAADRARNGEGPSLIEAVTFRLTAHSSDDDDRQYRTAEDIAEGRAKDPILLFEKYIKDAGIADESWFEQINEQLMVIVNEATDYAEAAPYAAPEDALKYVFAEGDEA